One Janthinobacterium sp. TB1-E2 genomic region harbors:
- a CDS encoding low temperature requirement protein A has translation MSTSDSVGKVLHHHIRRMSGRDPHEPHRVASSLELLFDLTFVTCFAFAAAQFAHALAAGHYASALIGFGFSSLCICWAWFNFTWFASAYDTDDWIFRITTMVQMTGVLVLAVGLPRLFSSLEHGQQLDNSVMVLGYVIMRVALIFQWLRAARQDVARRRACLTYAAAIAIAQIGWIAIILFPFSMGVTIALVVIWFLIEFAGPVLAERKDGGTPWHAEHIAERYSLFAILALGEGLVGTVATLSAEIEHQGWTLETALACLAGVGLTFGMWWVYSILPSANVLHVHRSRAFIWSYGQILIIASIVATGAGLDVAANLIENKAHIGTLPALLATAIPVTIFLALIYALHYFLVRRFDQLHIWLLLATAIVIATAIMAAIFGANIVECLGILLFAPVITVVGYEVLGHRHQDEMLTSVNV, from the coding sequence ATGAGCACATCTGATTCTGTTGGCAAAGTTCTCCACCATCACATACGGCGGATGTCAGGACGCGATCCGCACGAGCCGCACCGTGTCGCATCGTCTCTGGAATTGTTATTCGACCTGACTTTCGTCACATGCTTTGCGTTTGCCGCGGCACAGTTCGCACACGCACTCGCGGCAGGCCATTACGCCAGCGCGCTCATCGGATTTGGATTTTCGAGCCTCTGCATCTGCTGGGCCTGGTTCAATTTCACGTGGTTTGCATCCGCCTACGACACTGACGACTGGATTTTCCGCATCACCACCATGGTACAGATGACGGGTGTGCTGGTGCTGGCGGTTGGCTTGCCGCGCCTGTTCTCTTCCCTCGAACACGGCCAGCAGCTCGATAACTCGGTGATGGTACTTGGCTACGTGATCATGCGCGTGGCGCTGATATTTCAATGGTTGCGGGCAGCGAGGCAAGACGTCGCACGGCGCCGCGCGTGCCTCACCTATGCCGCCGCCATTGCGATTGCCCAGATAGGCTGGATAGCGATTATTCTTTTCCCTTTCTCGATGGGCGTGACCATTGCCCTCGTTGTCATCTGGTTTCTCATCGAGTTCGCCGGCCCCGTGCTGGCGGAGCGCAAGGATGGCGGTACGCCCTGGCACGCGGAGCACATTGCCGAACGCTACAGCCTGTTCGCCATCCTTGCCTTGGGTGAAGGGTTGGTCGGTACGGTCGCGACTTTGTCTGCCGAAATAGAGCACCAGGGCTGGACACTGGAAACGGCGCTCGCTTGCCTTGCAGGTGTCGGACTGACCTTTGGCATGTGGTGGGTGTATTCCATTCTGCCGTCGGCAAATGTGCTGCACGTGCATCGCTCACGCGCTTTCATCTGGAGCTATGGGCAGATACTGATCATTGCATCTATTGTGGCGACGGGGGCTGGCCTTGACGTCGCGGCGAACCTGATTGAAAACAAGGCCCATATCGGCACACTCCCGGCCCTGCTCGCCACCGCGATTCCCGTGACCATTTTCCTCGCCTTGATTTATGCGCTCCACTATTTTCTTGTGCGCCGCTTCGACCAACTGCATATATGGCTTTTGCTTGCAACAGCCATCGTCATCGCGACAGCGATCATGGCGGCGATCTTTGGCGCGAATATCGTTGAATGTCTCGGTATTCTGCTCTTTGCACCGGTCATCACGGTCGTCGGCTATGAAGTCTTGGGACACCGTCACCAGGACGAAATGCTCACGTCCGTTAATGTGTGA
- a CDS encoding 3-hydroxyacyl-CoA dehydrogenase/enoyl-CoA hydratase family protein, giving the protein MTNFIVKKVAVLGAGVMGAQIAAHCINAKVPVVLFDLPAKEGPKNGIVLRAIENLKKLSPAPLGNKDDAALIQVANYEDNLDLLAGCDLIIEAIAERMDWKHDLYQKVAPHIGPNAIFASNTSGLSITKLAEGFDADLKSRYCGVHFFNPPRYMHLVEIIPTEFTKPEISDQLEGFLTTTLGKGVVRAKDTPNFIANRVGVFGILAIVHEAEKFGLSVDVVDDLTGAKLGRAKSGTFRTADVVGLDTMGHVIKTMQDYLPNDPFAAVYKTPEVLAKLVEKGALGQKSGAGFYKKVGKEIQRLDFATGEYVAGGAKAADIIARILKEKDPVKKMKALRESTNPQGQFLWAIFRDAFHYIAIHLDTVADNARDIDFAMRWGFGWNVGPFETWQASNWLQVANWVKEDIDAGHALCNAPLPAWVFEGPVAEKGGVHTPEGSYSAVSNSFVPRSTLSVYDRQPFRAPVLGSGAIDGKTAGTTVFEDESVRVWHTGDDVLIISFKTKMHVIGEGVINGLKLALAEAEKNFKGLVIWHADAAEGGAFSAGADLQSALPAFMQGGVKAVDPIIAELQNTFMSLKYANVPVIAAVAGLALGGGCELALHASKRVASIESYIGLVEVGVGLIPAGGGLKEAAQRAYKEAKGNDILQFLKTGFTNAATANVSKSALEAKKMGYLKEDDVIVFNAYELLHVAKVEARAMFDAGFRPALPSLIQVTGRYGWGTIKAQLVNMRDGGFISAHDFKLGEMIAEIVSGGDVDQGSFVSEQWLLDMERKAFLELLNHPKTQERIMGMMQTGKPVRN; this is encoded by the coding sequence ATGACCAATTTCATCGTTAAAAAAGTAGCCGTCCTCGGCGCCGGCGTGATGGGCGCGCAGATCGCCGCCCATTGCATCAACGCGAAAGTGCCGGTCGTGCTGTTCGACCTGCCAGCGAAGGAAGGTCCAAAGAATGGCATCGTGCTGCGCGCCATCGAGAACCTGAAAAAGCTGTCGCCTGCCCCGCTGGGCAACAAGGATGACGCCGCGCTGATCCAGGTCGCCAACTACGAAGACAACCTGGACCTGCTGGCCGGTTGCGACCTGATCATCGAAGCCATCGCCGAGCGCATGGACTGGAAACACGACCTGTACCAGAAGGTCGCACCGCACATCGGCCCGAACGCGATCTTCGCCTCGAACACCTCGGGCCTGTCGATCACCAAGCTGGCCGAAGGCTTCGACGCCGACCTGAAATCGCGCTACTGCGGCGTGCACTTCTTCAACCCGCCGCGCTATATGCACCTGGTCGAAATCATCCCGACCGAGTTCACCAAGCCTGAAATCAGCGACCAGCTGGAAGGCTTTTTGACCACCACCCTGGGCAAGGGCGTGGTACGCGCCAAGGATACGCCGAACTTCATCGCCAACCGCGTTGGCGTGTTCGGCATCCTGGCCATCGTCCACGAAGCTGAAAAATTCGGCCTGTCCGTGGACGTCGTCGATGATTTGACTGGCGCCAAGCTGGGCCGCGCCAAGTCGGGCACCTTCCGCACGGCGGACGTAGTTGGCCTGGACACCATGGGCCATGTGATCAAGACCATGCAGGACTACCTGCCGAACGATCCGTTCGCCGCCGTCTACAAGACGCCGGAAGTGCTGGCCAAGCTGGTGGAAAAAGGCGCGCTGGGCCAGAAGAGCGGCGCAGGCTTCTACAAGAAGGTCGGCAAGGAAATTCAACGCCTGGACTTCGCCACCGGTGAATACGTGGCCGGCGGCGCCAAGGCCGCCGACATCATTGCCCGCATCCTGAAAGAAAAGGATCCGGTCAAGAAGATGAAGGCGCTGCGCGAATCGACGAACCCGCAAGGCCAGTTCCTGTGGGCGATCTTCCGCGACGCTTTCCACTACATCGCCATTCACCTCGACACTGTGGCCGACAATGCGCGCGACATCGACTTCGCCATGCGCTGGGGCTTCGGCTGGAACGTCGGTCCGTTTGAAACGTGGCAGGCATCGAACTGGCTGCAAGTGGCCAACTGGGTCAAGGAAGACATCGACGCCGGCCACGCGCTGTGCAACGCACCGCTGCCAGCCTGGGTCTTCGAAGGTCCGGTCGCTGAAAAAGGCGGCGTGCACACGCCGGAAGGTTCGTACTCCGCCGTGTCGAACAGCTTCGTGCCACGCTCGACCCTGTCCGTGTATGACCGCCAGCCATTCCGCGCGCCCGTCCTGGGCAGTGGCGCCATCGACGGCAAGACCGCCGGCACCACCGTCTTCGAAGACGAATCCGTGCGTGTCTGGCATACGGGCGACGATGTGTTGATCATCTCGTTCAAGACCAAGATGCACGTGATCGGCGAAGGCGTGATCAACGGCCTGAAACTGGCGCTGGCAGAAGCCGAGAAGAATTTCAAGGGCCTGGTGATCTGGCACGCGGACGCAGCCGAAGGCGGCGCCTTCTCGGCCGGCGCCGACCTGCAATCGGCCCTGCCGGCGTTCATGCAAGGCGGTGTGAAAGCCGTCGATCCGATCATCGCCGAACTGCAGAACACCTTCATGTCGCTGAAATACGCGAACGTGCCGGTGATCGCCGCGGTCGCTGGCCTGGCACTGGGCGGCGGTTGCGAACTGGCCCTGCACGCATCGAAGCGCGTGGCCTCGATCGAGTCCTACATCGGCCTGGTGGAAGTGGGCGTGGGCCTGATTCCTGCCGGCGGCGGCTTGAAGGAAGCGGCGCAGCGCGCCTACAAGGAAGCCAAGGGTAACGACATCCTGCAATTCCTGAAGACGGGTTTCACCAACGCAGCCACCGCCAACGTGTCGAAATCGGCGCTGGAAGCGAAGAAGATGGGTTACCTGAAGGAAGACGACGTGATCGTGTTCAACGCCTACGAGCTGCTGCACGTGGCCAAGGTCGAAGCGCGCGCCATGTTCGACGCCGGCTTCCGTCCAGCGCTCCCATCGCTGATCCAGGTCACGGGCCGTTACGGCTGGGGCACCATCAAGGCGCAGCTGGTCAACATGCGCGACGGCGGCTTCATTTCGGCGCACGATTTCAAGCTGGGCGAGATGATCGCCGAGATCGTATCGGGCGGCGACGTGGACCAGGGCAGCTTCGTCAGCGAACAGTGGCTGCTGGATATGGAACGCAAGGCATTCCTGGAGCTGTTGAACCATCCGAAAACCCAGGAACGGATCATGGGCATGATGCAAACCGGTAAGCCGGTACGCAACTAA
- a CDS encoding oxidoreductase, producing MKNVQQHEFKRVWLITGASRGIGALIAEAALADGNAVVATGRNAAAVVERLGTSSALLPLALDVTNEEQIRLGVRVALEHFGRIDVLVNNAGFGLLAAVEESGDADVRRMFDTNVFGLLNVTRAVLPTMRAQRSGHVINISSIGGYQAAAGFGVYSSTKFAVEGITEAMHTELKPLGIHATIVEPGYFRTDFLDASSLLVAPDEIGDYAATSGAVRRQALALNHNQPGDPKKLAAAMLRLADAPNPPLRLPMGTDTLAAIAAKNAFVAQEMETWRELSASTDFPA from the coding sequence ATGAAGAACGTTCAACAGCACGAATTCAAGCGCGTCTGGTTGATCACCGGTGCATCCAGGGGCATCGGCGCGCTGATTGCAGAGGCGGCACTGGCGGACGGCAATGCGGTGGTCGCAACCGGGCGTAACGCGGCAGCGGTCGTCGAGCGGCTTGGCACATCCTCCGCGTTGCTGCCGCTTGCGCTCGACGTGACGAATGAGGAGCAAATCAGGCTGGGCGTGCGTGTTGCGCTGGAACATTTTGGGCGTATTGACGTGCTCGTCAATAATGCGGGCTTCGGTCTGCTGGCTGCCGTGGAAGAGTCTGGCGATGCGGATGTGAGACGGATGTTTGACACGAATGTCTTCGGCTTGCTGAACGTGACGCGCGCCGTGCTGCCCACAATGCGGGCGCAGCGTTCCGGTCACGTGATCAATATTTCATCGATCGGCGGCTATCAGGCTGCGGCAGGGTTCGGGGTGTATTCATCGACAAAATTTGCCGTCGAAGGCATCACGGAAGCCATGCATACCGAACTCAAGCCACTGGGAATTCACGCCACCATCGTTGAACCAGGTTATTTCCGCACCGATTTCCTCGATGCCTCATCGCTGCTCGTAGCACCCGATGAAATTGGGGATTACGCGGCGACTTCGGGCGCCGTGCGCAGACAAGCGTTAGCGCTGAACCACAATCAGCCCGGTGATCCCAAAAAATTGGCGGCCGCCATGCTCCGCCTTGCCGACGCGCCCAATCCGCCACTGCGCCTTCCCATGGGCACCGATACGCTGGCTGCGATTGCTGCAAAAAACGCCTTTGTGGCACAGGAAATGGAGACGTGGCGCGAGCTCTCCGCATCGACGGATTTTCCCGCCTGA
- a CDS encoding enoyl-CoA hydratase, protein MDILCSKSEGILTLEFNRLERKNAITGAMYQTLADALVAAETDDEVRAILICGKREIFTAGNDLDDFMKTARPKDGSLDHDRPVFQFMRALYGSSKPVVAAVSGPAIGIGTTLLMHCDLVYAADNASFSMPFTQLGLCPEFGSSLLLTQLAGYPRAAEKLMLGEAFPASEALEMGLVSKVVPLYDLMTYAQGQAAKLVALPAASIRATKRLMKQSRMEPMKAAIAEENKLFSAMLGGAEAKEAFTAFFEKRKPDFKQFA, encoded by the coding sequence ATGGATATTTTGTGCAGCAAGAGCGAGGGCATCCTGACCCTGGAATTCAACCGCCTGGAACGCAAGAATGCGATCACGGGTGCCATGTACCAGACCCTGGCCGACGCGCTGGTGGCGGCCGAGACCGATGATGAAGTGCGCGCCATCCTGATCTGCGGCAAGCGCGAGATTTTCACGGCCGGTAACGACCTCGACGACTTCATGAAGACGGCGCGCCCGAAAGATGGCTCGCTCGACCATGACCGTCCCGTGTTCCAGTTCATGCGTGCCCTGTACGGCAGCAGCAAGCCCGTGGTGGCGGCTGTTTCCGGTCCCGCCATCGGCATCGGTACCACCTTGCTGATGCATTGCGACCTCGTCTATGCGGCCGACAACGCCAGCTTCTCGATGCCGTTCACGCAGCTGGGCCTGTGCCCGGAATTCGGCTCCAGCCTGCTGCTCACGCAACTGGCCGGCTACCCGCGCGCGGCGGAAAAGCTGATGCTGGGCGAAGCGTTCCCTGCCAGCGAAGCGCTGGAAATGGGCCTGGTCTCGAAAGTCGTGCCCCTGTACGACTTGATGACGTACGCGCAAGGCCAGGCGGCCAAGCTGGTAGCCTTGCCAGCGGCCTCCATCCGCGCCACCAAGCGATTGATGAAGCAAAGCCGCATGGAGCCGATGAAGGCGGCCATCGCCGAGGAAAACAAACTGTTCAGCGCCATGCTGGGTGGCGCCGAGGCGAAGGAAGCGTTTACGGCCTTCTTTGAAAAACGCAAGCCGGATTTCAAACAGTTTGCATAA
- a CDS encoding acetyl-CoA C-acyltransferase, whose translation MSKQLQDAYIVSATRTPIGKAPRGMFKNTRPDDLLVRVLQSALAQAPGLDPALITDAIIGCSFPEAEQGFNIARNSVLLAGLPKTVGGVTVNRYCASGITAIAMAADRIRVGEADVMIAGGIESMSMVPMMGHHPSMNLDMFSDENIGMAYGMGLTAEKVAQQWKVSREQQDAFSVESHRRAIAAQQAGFFKAETTPVEIITRTPNLATGQVAVTRRTVDTDEGARADSSMESLAKLKPVFAAKGSVTAANSSQMSDGAGALLIVSEKILREHNLTPLAKFSSFAVRGVPPEIMGIGPKFAIPAACAAAGITQDQLDWIELNEAFAAQALAVIGDLGLDPSKVNPMGGAIALGHPLGATGAIRAATVIHALQRTKQKYGMVTMCVGAGMGAAGIFERV comes from the coding sequence ATGAGCAAACAACTTCAAGACGCGTACATCGTCTCTGCAACCCGCACCCCGATCGGCAAGGCGCCGCGCGGCATGTTCAAGAACACCCGCCCGGACGACCTGCTGGTGCGCGTGCTGCAATCGGCCCTGGCGCAAGCGCCTGGCCTCGACCCGGCTTTGATCACCGACGCCATCATCGGCTGCTCGTTCCCGGAAGCGGAGCAGGGCTTCAATATCGCGCGTAACTCGGTGCTGCTGGCCGGCTTGCCGAAAACCGTCGGCGGCGTCACCGTCAACCGTTACTGCGCTTCGGGCATCACGGCCATCGCCATGGCGGCCGACCGCATCCGCGTGGGCGAAGCCGACGTGATGATCGCCGGCGGCATCGAATCGATGTCGATGGTACCGATGATGGGTCACCACCCATCGATGAACCTGGACATGTTCAGCGACGAGAACATCGGCATGGCTTACGGCATGGGCCTGACGGCCGAGAAAGTGGCGCAGCAATGGAAAGTGTCGCGCGAACAGCAGGATGCGTTCTCCGTTGAATCGCACCGCCGCGCCATCGCCGCGCAGCAAGCCGGTTTCTTCAAGGCCGAAACGACGCCCGTGGAAATCATCACGCGTACGCCGAACCTGGCTACCGGCCAGGTCGCTGTAACGCGCCGCACCGTCGACACGGACGAAGGCGCGCGCGCCGATTCGTCGATGGAATCGCTGGCAAAACTGAAGCCGGTGTTCGCCGCCAAGGGTTCCGTCACGGCCGCCAACAGCTCGCAGATGTCCGACGGCGCCGGTGCGCTGTTGATCGTCAGCGAAAAAATCCTGCGCGAGCACAACCTGACCCCGCTGGCGAAATTCTCCTCGTTCGCCGTGCGCGGCGTGCCGCCGGAAATCATGGGCATCGGTCCTAAATTTGCCATTCCCGCGGCATGCGCCGCCGCCGGCATCACGCAAGACCAGCTGGACTGGATCGAGCTGAACGAAGCGTTTGCCGCCCAAGCCTTGGCCGTCATCGGCGACCTGGGCCTGGACCCATCGAAGGTCAACCCGATGGGCGGCGCGATCGCCCTGGGCCACCCGCTGGGCGCGACCGGTGCCATCCGCGCCGCCACCGTGATCCACGCACTGCAGCGCACCAAGCAGAAGTACGGCATGGTCACGATGTGCGTCGGTGCGGGCATGGGCGCGGCAGGTATTTTCGAACGCGTCTAA
- a CDS encoding PaaI family thioesterase, with the protein MVYDRIKQQMMDTLPFVRLLGISIDDIGAGTSKVSMPEDPKLNNHLGTQHAGALFTLAETASGAAMAGGFAELILGLRPVAKESRIQYQKVARGATRAEGRVPGDLAALKAQLAQDGKVAFPVEVDIFDAEGTLAAQVTVDWYLSQKR; encoded by the coding sequence ATGGTGTATGACCGTATCAAACAACAGATGATGGACACCTTGCCCTTCGTGCGGCTGCTGGGGATCAGCATCGACGACATCGGCGCCGGCACCTCGAAGGTGTCGATGCCGGAAGATCCAAAACTGAATAATCACCTGGGCACGCAGCATGCGGGCGCCTTGTTTACCCTGGCCGAAACGGCTTCCGGCGCGGCCATGGCTGGCGGCTTCGCCGAGCTGATACTGGGCTTGCGCCCGGTGGCCAAGGAGTCGCGCATCCAGTACCAGAAGGTGGCCCGGGGCGCGACGCGCGCCGAAGGCCGGGTACCGGGCGACCTGGCTGCCTTGAAGGCGCAGCTGGCGCAGGATGGCAAGGTGGCGTTTCCCGTGGAGGTCGATATTTTCGACGCCGAAGGCACGCTGGCGGCACAGGTGACGGTGGACTGGTATTTGTCGCAGAAGCGATAG
- a CDS encoding LysR family transcriptional regulator — MNDIRAITVFVRTATLGSLRRAAIDQGISPQAASQSVIQLEKSLGVRLFHRTTRKLSLTEEGQRLFDSVKPALAILSSSLDEARRSKDEVNGILRINAPQSLGLSVLWQFFELFHQSHPKVQLDIQLDDQFTDLVSGRADVGFRGGPPPSGGSIARRLVPIQLIVCASPDYIQRHGAPRTIDELSQHSCTGYRWANTGKVAQWQFQIGDEIVHRDIPAVICVNDTAMETRAVLSGLGIGQLGSFEAMPHIRSGRLVPLLMQHVSECGAIYIYYGHRAEQSLRVRTFIDFMIEKLADNRAFFLDSSELAASITR, encoded by the coding sequence ATGAACGATATCCGCGCCATTACCGTCTTCGTCCGCACGGCAACGCTGGGCAGTTTGCGGCGCGCGGCCATCGACCAGGGCATCTCGCCGCAGGCGGCCAGCCAATCGGTGATCCAGCTGGAAAAATCACTTGGCGTGCGCCTGTTCCACCGCACCACGCGCAAGCTGAGTTTGACGGAAGAAGGCCAGCGCCTGTTCGACAGCGTGAAACCGGCACTGGCCATACTGTCGTCGTCCCTCGACGAAGCGCGCCGGTCAAAGGACGAAGTGAACGGGATATTGCGCATCAACGCTCCCCAGTCGCTGGGGCTGTCCGTGCTTTGGCAATTTTTCGAATTATTCCACCAGTCCCATCCCAAAGTGCAGCTCGACATCCAGCTCGATGACCAGTTCACCGATCTGGTGAGCGGACGCGCCGATGTCGGCTTCCGGGGTGGGCCGCCGCCCTCGGGAGGGTCGATTGCGCGGCGGCTCGTGCCCATTCAGCTGATCGTTTGCGCATCGCCGGACTACATTCAGCGCCACGGCGCTCCTCGGACGATAGACGAACTGAGCCAGCACAGCTGCACCGGCTATCGGTGGGCAAATACAGGCAAGGTCGCCCAATGGCAGTTCCAGATCGGCGATGAAATTGTGCATCGGGACATACCGGCCGTCATTTGCGTGAATGACACCGCGATGGAGACACGGGCGGTGTTATCGGGTCTTGGCATTGGACAGCTAGGGAGTTTCGAGGCGATGCCGCATATCCGTAGCGGCCGGCTCGTGCCTTTGCTCATGCAGCATGTCAGCGAGTGCGGCGCCATCTATATCTACTATGGGCATCGGGCGGAACAGTCTCTGCGGGTGAGGACTTTTATTGATTTCATGATCGAGAAACTCGCTGACAACCGCGCATTCTTCCTCGATAGCTCGGAATTGGCCGCTTCCATCACTCGTTGA